CGATGTTGACGTAACCGAGGATATGGGCGGCGGTCGAGCCGCCCGGATAGAAGCGGCGCTTCTCCGGCCGGAAGCCGATGCCGGGAATGCCGAGCGCCAAGATCTGGCTCTGCTGCTTAGGCGTCAGCTGCCGGCGCAGCCAGGCGAAATGCGAGGTCTTGACCGAGAGTTTCTTATAGGTGTCCTTGACGTCGAGTTCGGGCAGCACCGTCGCAAGCTTCTCGACCGCCTCGTCGGCGTCGACGATCTTGTTCGGTTCGGCAAACAGCGAGACGGTGCGGATGTCGGTCGCCAGCACCTCGCCGTTGCGGTCGAGAATGTCGGGGCGCGAGGCCATCAGCCGGTCGGGCGGCAGAATGCTGGAGACGACCTCCTGATCCTTCATCGCATATTCGACGAGACGGCCGCCGATGACGGCGTAGACACCCATGAAGCCAAGGATCAGCAGGCCGACGCGGCTTTTTGCCTGCCCCGATTTCTTCTTGCGCGATCCCTCGATCGCCAGGCCGGCGGGGGAAGGACCGCCGAACCGGTTATAGACGCCGGCGGAGAAATGCGCCTGGCTCTTCAAAACCATGATGCGGGAAAGAAACGACATTATTCCTCCACCGATCCGGTTTCGATCTGATCTGCATCCTCTGCCTCGCCGCGTGGCGCAGGCATCGGAATGGGCTGCGCCTTGGCGGCGGCTTGGGCGCCCTTGGCGGCGTCCGGCGCGCCTTTGGCGCTAGCCACGGTCGCACTCTTGGCGCTGGCCACGGTCGCGCTTTTGGCGCTGGCCTCGGTCGCGCTTTTGGCGCTGGCCTTGGCCTCCGTCACGTCAGGCACGGGAACCTCGGATTTCAGCATCGGCAATTCCTTGGCATGCACGAGCGCCGTCGATTCCGTCGGCTGCAGCTTCAATTCGTCATTATAGGCCTTGACCAGCCGCTCCAGCCGGTTCGGCTGCGATTGCAGCGCCCAGTCGGCCTTGAGAAGGTCGATCGTATCCTTCTCGAGCTTGATCTCGGCTTCGAGGCGATGAACCTCCTCGAGCTTCAATTCAGCGCGGTGCTTGATCGTGTAGGTCACGGCGGCGGTGGCCGTCATGACGCCGATGAGCACGAGATCGAACGTTTTCAGCATATCAACCACCAAGCTTTCCGAGACTGGCAAGATTGGGAAACCCGAAGAGCGACATATCCGCGGCTTCGGCGGCGGCGTCCGTCCTCTGGCCGGCGCGCAGCTTGGCGGAGCGGGCGCGCGGATTGATCTCGGCCTCCGCCTCGCTTGCCGAAACCATCGGCTTGCCGATAGCCGCAAAGGTTGCCGCTCGCTCATGCGCGACCGGCAGATGCCGCGAACCCGACGCCTTGCCGGCGCGGTCGGAGAAGAATTTCTTGACGATGCGGTCTTCGAGCGAATGAAAGGTGACGACGACAAGCCGCCCGCCCGGCTTCAGCGCCGTTTCCGCCGCAAACAGCGCCTGCGCCAGTTCGCCGAGCTCGTCGTTGACGAAGATGCGCAATGCCTGGAAGACGCGCGTTGCCGGATGGATCTTGTCCTTCATCTTGCGCGGCGTAACGAGCTCGATGAGACCGGCGAGATCGCGTGTCGTTTCAAATGGCTTTTCGGCGCGACGCTTCTCGATCGCATGCGCGATGCGCGGCGCCTGGCTTTCCTCGCCGAGAAAATGGAAGATGCGGATGAGATCGGCGACCTTGGCGCGGTTGACGACATCGGCGGCCGACACACCGTCGACCGACATGCGCATGTCGAGCGGTCCATTCTTCTGGAAGGAGAAGCCGCGCTCGGCCTCGTCGATCTGCATGGAGGAGACGCCGATATCGAGCACGACACCATCGAGCCCGCCCTGCGGCGCATGATCGGCGAGATGCGAGAATTGCGAATGAACGAGCTTGAGACGACCACCGTGGGTGGCGACCATCGCCTGCCCCGATGCAATCGCCGTCGGATCGCGGTCGAGCGCAATCACCTCGGCGCCGGCCGCAAGGATGGCCGAGCTGTAACCGCCCGCACCGAATGTACCATCGAGGATGAGTTTGCCGGGCGCGGGCGCCAGCGCCGCAATGACTTCTTCGAGAAGAACAGGAATGTGACGAACCGGTCCGCCACCGGCATCAGTTGAACCTCCGCCAGGATTCGCCACCATTCCATTCCCTCGTTCTTTCAGGAACGCTTGCCCGCCAGCTTGCGCTCCCCTCGTGCTTGCGCCTGTGCGGCCACAAAAGCCTGCGGCTGCCAGAGCTGAAAATGATCCGCCCGACCGACGAAGGTCACTTCGTCCGAGATACCGGTGAAGCCGCGAATGAAATCCGTGACCATCAGCCGCCCCTCGGCGTCGAGCTTCATGAAGACCCCGCCTCCATGAATGAGAAGCGACATCTCGTTCGCATCCGGCGAAAACGGATCCTCCGCAGCAATCTGCCGTTCGAATCTTTCGAGAAGATCCGGACCGCCGATGCTGATCGCCGGAAACACAAAGTCCTGGAAGCAATAGAGCTCCTGAACATTGCGCTGCGCCAGCACGGAACGGAACGCCGAAGGCACGGAAACCCTGCCCTTGGCATCGATCCTGTTGGTCGCGTTCGAAAGGAAGCGGTTCATGACACGAAACATCCGTTCCCGCAGGGATCCGGACCAAAAGACGCCCGAAACTCCCGATATCAGGCACAGCTTCGCAAGCCGGATGAGCAAAAACCCCTCCGACGCTTCCGGAGAGGAAGGCGCCTTTGCTTTGCGATGAATGGGCAGGTGATTGCCCTGGTGCAGTGCGCATTTGGGATAGCATGGGACCATATGGGCGTCAATGGGATACGCCCATTTTGCAACGGACGCATGATCAAAAATTTATAAGCCGTTAAGTTTAACAAAGGGTTAGCATCGCCATCTTACAAACGACACGTACTGGTGGCTCTGCAATAAAAATCCACCCGGGGATGCATGAACATCCGCTTGATAACAGTCGGTTTCAGCGACTTACGGTGAAAATCCGGCCGACGCGCCGCAAGATATTAATCGCCAGTTGGCCTGTAAGCCGGGTTCTGTAAGGCTCCGGCGTGAACCGGAACGTGGCAGCCATTCCTCTGGGACAGCGTTCGCACGCTGCCTCGCGCAACCCACCCGGATGACTGGCCTGGAAACCGGCCGGAAGGCCTTTCGGCCCGCCACGTCATCCCTATTCGGTCTTGCTCCCGGTGGGGTTTACCGTGCCATTTCCGTTGCCGGAGATGCGGTGGGCTCTTACCCCACCCTTTCACCCTTACCTGTCATGACAGGCGGTTTGCTTTCTGTGGCACTTTCCCTAAGGTCGCCCTCGCCGGACGTTATCCGGCACCGTGTTTCCGTGGAGCCCGGACTTTCCTCACCCTACCGCCTTTCGGCATTGGTAAAGCGCGGCTGCCCAGCCAACTGGCAGGGCTCCCATAAACGAGAGAGATCGCAATTGCTATAGAAATAAATGATATCGCTTAGAGCAATTCCAGCAAAACTGCGCAGCGGTTTTGCGTACGCAATTGCGTAAGAACAAAAACAGGGAGCACTTCCGTGATTCGGAGAAAAACGGAAATGCTCTAGCGAAATTGCGGTGTGAAATCCGTCGAGTAGCCCTGCTCGCTGATTCCGCCTGACAAAAGCAGCTCGGCCCCAAGCCGGCCGATTTCGTCCGAACTCTTGGCCGAGGTGCCGGCACAGCCCGTCAGCACCGCGATCTCGGGCGATGAGCTATAGCCAATCATCGGATAGCCGCTTTCCGTATGCGACACGACGCAGGCCGCCGTCGAAATCGAAAGCGGCACGATATTAGGCACGAGACCTTCAACGATGCGTTTGAGATGCGCGCGCACCGTATCGCGCCCCTCGGTCTTGAACCAGGCGCGCATCTCCGCGTCGTCGCTGAGCACCAGATCGTCAGGATCGCCGCCGATCTTCAGGTAGAATTTGCCGTCGGGATACCGGATCGGCGGCAGCAGGTAGATATCGATGCCGGGCGCCCTGAGGATGAGCGACGGCATCGCGGCCAG
This Rhizobium brockwellii DNA region includes the following protein-coding sequences:
- the ftsL gene encoding cell division protein FtsL yields the protein MLKTFDLVLIGVMTATAAVTYTIKHRAELKLEEVHRLEAEIKLEKDTIDLLKADWALQSQPNRLERLVKAYNDELKLQPTESTALVHAKELPMLKSEVPVPDVTEAKASAKSATEASAKSATVASAKSATVASAKGAPDAAKGAQAAAKAQPIPMPAPRGEAEDADQIETGSVEE
- the rsmH gene encoding 16S rRNA (cytosine(1402)-N(4))-methyltransferase RsmH; this encodes MVANPGGGSTDAGGGPVRHIPVLLEEVIAALAPAPGKLILDGTFGAGGYSSAILAAGAEVIALDRDPTAIASGQAMVATHGGRLKLVHSQFSHLADHAPQGGLDGVVLDIGVSSMQIDEAERGFSFQKNGPLDMRMSVDGVSAADVVNRAKVADLIRIFHFLGEESQAPRIAHAIEKRRAEKPFETTRDLAGLIELVTPRKMKDKIHPATRVFQALRIFVNDELGELAQALFAAETALKPGGRLVVVTFHSLEDRIVKKFFSDRAGKASGSRHLPVAHERAATFAAIGKPMVSASEAEAEINPRARSAKLRAGQRTDAAAEAADMSLFGFPNLASLGKLGG
- the mraZ gene encoding division/cell wall cluster transcriptional repressor MraZ; amino-acid sequence: MNRFLSNATNRIDAKGRVSVPSAFRSVLAQRNVQELYCFQDFVFPAISIGGPDLLERFERQIAAEDPFSPDANEMSLLIHGGGVFMKLDAEGRLMVTDFIRGFTGISDEVTFVGRADHFQLWQPQAFVAAQAQARGERKLAGKRS